The Candidatus Obscuribacterales bacterium DNA segment ATAGTCGGCGTACCTCATGGTGATTTCAGTGTACTGGAAAATTTGGAACGCCACACTGCCAGTCTCAATGTTTTACTTACTAATGATCTGAAACTGATCCTTTTTCAATCTACAACTCTCGTTTGGCTACGCAAACAGAACTTCCTTTGTGCCTTCCTTGCAGCAGCAATAACAGATACATATTTCGGTATAGGCTTCGTGCTTCTTTTTTTACCTGCCGTATTTCTTCGACAAGTGCCCGGTTGGTATCAACAATCAGCCAAAGCCAATGAATCACGCGGCAAACTTTTAGAAGCATACGAACTTTTAAAGACGGCAATAAGGGCCGAATCAATTTTCCCGGGCAATTGCAATCCATGGCTTGGCAATATGTATCTTGCAATAGGCAATGTCGCACTTAGACGTGGCAATACTGCTGATGCGGAGACAAAATACAAATTCGCCTTATCCAATTACATCAATACCTATGGTTATTTTGATGACTCATTAATGCCTTCGCTTTTGGCATTGAAAAACATATCCATCCAAAGGCAAAACCACATGGCTCGCGACTGGTACGACCATTGGCTTAAAACAATAGAACGCAAAGTAACAACAGATGCAGTGTCCGCCAAAGACAAGGCAGAAATTCTCGCACGCGCCGATAACTTATTGACGGGCGATTACAAAGTGGTGTCCACACTTCAACTCTATGCCAAATTGTCTGTATTAATGATATTGCCAATTGCAATTCTCATCAGCATCACAGCCTGGTGGGTACCTGAATACTTCTTCCGCGTGACAAAGAACATATCACTATTTGAAAGATGCATTGAATTCCAAAGGCCGGCGATTGGTTCGGATGAATGGTATAGATAAGACTGGGCATGTACTTTCCCAATCCAAACCTCAAAAACTTCGCGGTCGAAATTTTCAAACACTGTTAGCATCTAGTTATTCCGATGGATTAAAACCTGTCAGAGATGAATATCCACCACATCGATTCGGATATGTGGACAAGAAAGGGCAACAAGTAATTCCCTGCAAATTCGATAATGCAATGTCCTTTTCTGAAGGATTGGCGCCGGCAAAAACCTTTGGTCTCTGGGGTTATATCGATAAGCAAGGCAATTTCATAATTCAGCCTCAATTCAGCGAAGCTCAACCTTTCCATTTAGGACAGGCTCTGGTTTTGCCAGGATATGGTCCCTACCAAGAAAAAGCACGCAAGTCTGGAAATGGTCCATAATTCTCGAAATTGTCCTGTATTTATATCTTTTCTATCCCTTTAAGGATAACCAAGGTATAATATATGCGTGGACTTCGAATTTGATCCCGCAAAGAGTCAATCCAACAAAGAAAAGCATGGAATCGATTTTGTTGGAGCCCAGCAGATCTGGGATGATCCCGATAGATTTGAATTACCAGCTCGAAGTGATGACGAACCAAGACATCTAATGATTGGGAAAATTGATAATAAACATTGGTCGGCATTCTTCTCATTTAGACTTCAAAAAATAAGACTCATATCCGTAAGACGATCAAGAAAAGAAGAGAAAGAACTCTATGAAAGCTAAAGACCTCGATAAAAAATTTGATAGCGGCGAAGATATTTCTGCTTATCTGGACAAGTCAAAAGCACGACGTCCTGGACATGAGCAACAACGAGTCAACGTTGATTTTCCGGTATGGGTCGTTAATGCATTGGATTTGCAAGCTAACCGACTTGGCGTCACGCGA contains these protein-coding regions:
- a CDS encoding WG repeat-containing protein yields the protein MNGIDKTGHVLSQSKPQKLRGRNFQTLLASSYSDGLKPVRDEYPPHRFGYVDKKGQQVIPCKFDNAMSFSEGLAPAKTFGLWGYIDKQGNFIIQPQFSEAQPFHLGQALVLPGYGPYQEKARKSGNGP
- a CDS encoding BrnT family toxin, yielding MDFEFDPAKSQSNKEKHGIDFVGAQQIWDDPDRFELPARSDDEPRHLMIGKIDNKHWSAFFSFRLQKIRLISVRRSRKEEKELYES
- a CDS encoding BrnA antitoxin family protein translates to MKAKDLDKKFDSGEDISAYLDKSKARRPGHEQQRVNVDFPVWVVNALDLQANRLGVTRQSVIKMWIAERLDQLHTGNT